In the Flavobacterium acetivorans genome, one interval contains:
- a CDS encoding AMP-dependent synthetase/ligase, with protein sequence MISVTRLFDFPYYQQDKYNSIPDALVTKQNGIWEKTSTQEYIAKSNTISRALLRLEVQKDDKIAIISTNNRTEWHIMDIGILQTGAQTVPIYPTISEDDYEYILNHSGAIYCFVSDEEVLRKVNLIRDKVPNLKEVYCFNTIEGCKNWKELLALGEDQSNQQEVENRKNNVKTDDLATIIYTSGTTGRPKGVMLSHKNIVSDVLSSSSRIPFEAGSSRALSFLPICHIFERMILYLYQYYGVSVYFGEAIDKISDNLKEVQPTVMTAVPRLLEKVYDKIYAKGTELTGIKKKLFFWAIDLGLRYEPYGANGSWYEFQLKIARKLIFSKWQEGLGGNLDLLVSGSAALQPRLTRIFAAAGIPVMEGYGLTETSPVISVNDMRNKGFKVGTVGKVIDNVEVKIAEDGEILCKGPNVMMGYYKDEEKTAEALQGGYFHTGDIGNIDEEGFLKITDRKKEMFKTSGGKYIAPQIIENTMKQSRFIDQIMVIGDGQKMPAAFIQPNFDFIKEWANIHKFNIGDSNEEIVSNEKVIARIQEEIDHSNEKFGNWEKIKRFELTPEVWSIEGGELTPTLKLKRKIIMDKYKDLFQKIYA encoded by the coding sequence ATGATTTCAGTAACCAGACTTTTTGATTTTCCGTATTACCAGCAAGATAAATACAATTCGATTCCAGATGCGCTGGTAACTAAACAAAACGGTATTTGGGAGAAAACTTCTACCCAAGAATACATCGCTAAATCCAATACAATTTCCAGAGCACTCTTGCGATTGGAAGTTCAAAAAGACGATAAAATTGCCATAATTTCTACTAACAATAGAACGGAATGGCATATTATGGATATTGGTATCTTACAAACAGGGGCACAAACCGTACCCATATATCCTACGATATCTGAAGACGACTATGAATACATCTTAAATCATTCAGGAGCGATATATTGCTTTGTTTCGGACGAAGAAGTACTGCGAAAAGTAAACTTAATTAGAGATAAAGTCCCTAATTTGAAAGAAGTATATTGTTTCAATACCATTGAAGGTTGCAAAAACTGGAAAGAATTATTGGCTCTGGGTGAAGATCAAAGCAATCAACAAGAAGTTGAAAACAGAAAAAACAATGTCAAAACTGACGATTTAGCTACCATTATTTATACCTCAGGAACAACAGGAAGACCTAAAGGTGTAATGCTTTCACATAAAAACATTGTTTCAGATGTATTAAGCAGCTCCTCAAGAATTCCGTTCGAAGCCGGTTCTAGTCGCGCCTTAAGCTTTCTTCCTATTTGTCACATTTTTGAAAGAATGATTTTGTATCTATACCAATATTATGGTGTTTCGGTTTATTTTGGTGAAGCGATCGATAAAATCAGTGACAACTTAAAAGAAGTACAACCTACTGTAATGACAGCAGTTCCCAGATTACTCGAAAAAGTATATGATAAAATTTATGCTAAAGGAACAGAACTAACAGGCATCAAAAAGAAACTCTTCTTTTGGGCAATCGATTTAGGATTGCGTTATGAACCTTATGGCGCCAATGGTTCATGGTATGAATTTCAACTTAAAATTGCCCGAAAATTAATTTTCAGCAAATGGCAAGAAGGTCTCGGTGGGAACTTGGATTTATTGGTTTCTGGTAGTGCCGCTTTACAACCTAGATTAACCAGAATCTTTGCCGCAGCTGGTATTCCTGTCATGGAAGGTTATGGTTTAACCGAAACTTCTCCTGTTATATCTGTAAATGACATGAGAAACAAAGGATTCAAAGTAGGAACCGTAGGTAAAGTAATCGATAATGTAGAAGTAAAAATTGCCGAAGACGGGGAAATCCTTTGCAAAGGCCCTAATGTTATGATGGGTTATTACAAAGACGAAGAAAAAACAGCTGAAGCTTTACAAGGCGGTTATTTTCACACAGGCGACATAGGAAATATTGACGAAGAAGGATTTCTCAAAATCACCGATCGTAAAAAAGAAATGTTTAAAACCTCTGGAGGAAAATACATCGCGCCGCAAATTATTGAAAACACCATGAAGCAATCGCGTTTCATCGATCAAATTATGGTCATTGGCGATGGACAAAAAATGCCTGCAGCATTCATTCAACCTAATTTTGATTTCATAAAAGAGTGGGCAAACATTCACAAGTTCAACATAGGAGATAGCAACGAAGAAATTGTTTCCAATGAAAAAGTGATTGCAAGAATTCAAGAAGAAATCGATCACTCAAACGAAAAATTCGGAAATTGGGAAAAAATAAAGCGTTTTGAACTTACACCAGAAGTTTGGTCTATCGAAGGTGGAGAATTGACTCCTACATTGAAACTAAAACGAAAAATAATAATGGATAAGTATAAAGATTTATTCCAAAAAATATACGCTTAA
- a CDS encoding DUF3667 domain-containing protein — MSKSPLRKDKTCLNCRYVVENRFCSNCGQENTDTRKTFYHLFIHFIEDLTHYENAFWKTIKNLLFKPSALTKEYLSGKRLSYLAPVRLYIFISFITFFLITVFPNKDSEALKIQETKVPTNTKQETKDEEDLFNFGYGSVTELDSIQKNAPESKKLSEFNYWINKKIQTIKDHNTNKEILEKFVESFLHNLPKVLFVFMPFFAFFLWLFHNKKRWYYFDHGIFTLHYFSFLLLLFLILFLTNKFLSSFEKSGLISFILGLFNFIGFSWMIYYFYPAHHRFYGETRFVSFLKSSLLFIINFIIVILIIAIFAVYTFINLK, encoded by the coding sequence ATGAGCAAAAGTCCTTTAAGAAAAGACAAAACCTGCTTGAATTGCAGATATGTAGTAGAAAATCGATTCTGTTCTAATTGTGGACAAGAAAATACAGATACCCGAAAAACTTTCTACCATTTGTTCATTCATTTCATAGAAGACTTGACACATTATGAAAATGCTTTTTGGAAAACCATAAAAAATCTTTTGTTCAAGCCCTCAGCATTGACAAAAGAATATCTTTCCGGGAAAAGACTTTCCTATCTTGCTCCTGTACGTCTCTATATTTTTATCAGTTTCATCACTTTTTTTTTAATTACCGTTTTTCCAAATAAAGATTCAGAAGCATTAAAAATACAAGAAACAAAAGTTCCTACAAATACAAAACAGGAAACTAAGGACGAGGAAGATCTATTCAACTTTGGTTACGGTTCGGTCACAGAATTGGACTCCATTCAAAAAAATGCCCCCGAATCTAAAAAACTGTCTGAATTTAATTATTGGATTAACAAAAAGATTCAAACCATCAAAGATCACAATACTAACAAAGAAATTTTAGAAAAATTTGTTGAATCATTTCTTCACAACCTACCCAAGGTTTTATTTGTATTCATGCCTTTTTTCGCCTTCTTCCTATGGCTTTTTCACAATAAAAAACGATGGTACTATTTTGATCATGGGATTTTCACCTTGCATTATTTTTCGTTCTTGCTATTACTCTTTTTAATCCTCTTTTTGACCAATAAATTCCTATCTTCATTTGAAAAATCAGGTCTAATCAGTTTCATTCTTGGATTATTTAATTTTATTGGGTTTAGCTGGATGATTTACTATTTCTACCCAGCGCATCATCGTTTTTATGGTGAAACCCGATTTGTATCATTCTTGAAGAGCAGCTTACTTTTTATCATCAACTTCATAATAGTTATCCTAATTATTGCCATATTTGCCGTGTATACCTTTATCAATTTAAAATAA
- a CDS encoding PaaI family thioesterase, translated as MTFDKEKILEYCNRISKNTLMETLNIEYIDAGEGFLVAKMPVNPTVHQPMGLLHGGASVALAESVGSAASFLFINPELSEVRGIEISANHLKAKRNGEVTATAKIIHQGSSIHLWEIRITDENKKLISLCKLTNMILPKRKKQQA; from the coding sequence ATGACATTCGATAAAGAAAAAATACTGGAATACTGCAATCGTATTTCTAAAAACACTTTGATGGAGACCTTAAATATAGAATATATTGATGCAGGCGAAGGTTTTTTGGTAGCCAAAATGCCTGTAAATCCTACTGTTCATCAGCCTATGGGATTGCTTCATGGTGGTGCTTCGGTGGCTTTGGCCGAAAGTGTGGGTAGTGCGGCTTCTTTTTTATTTATCAATCCGGAGCTTAGCGAAGTACGCGGAATTGAGATTTCGGCCAATCATTTGAAGGCAAAACGCAACGGGGAAGTGACTGCAACGGCAAAGATTATTCATCAGGGCAGTAGCATCCATCTGTGGGAAATTCGCATTACGGATGAAAATAAGAAATTGATTTCCCTTTGTAAGCTCACCAATATGATTTTGCCAAAAAGGAAAAAACAACAGGCATAG
- the bshB1 gene encoding bacillithiol biosynthesis deacetylase BshB1 → MKLDILAFGAHPDDVELGCAGTILKEISLGKTVGIVDLTRGELGTRGSAEIRDQEANAAAEILGVTVRENLGMRDGFFVNDEKHQLEIIKMIRKYKPEIVLCNAIDDRHIDHGKGSKLVSDACFLSGLMKIETVLDGEKQEAWRPKLVYHYIQWKNIQPDFVVDITGFTDKKIESILAYGSQFYDPNSKESESPISSKNFLESLNYRSRDLGRLVGVEHAEGFTVERYLAVNSLGNLL, encoded by the coding sequence ATGAAACTGGATATATTAGCTTTTGGTGCCCATCCCGATGATGTGGAATTAGGTTGTGCGGGTACCATTTTAAAAGAGATCTCATTAGGGAAAACCGTAGGAATTGTCGATTTAACACGCGGAGAGTTAGGAACCAGAGGTTCTGCTGAAATTAGAGATCAGGAAGCGAATGCAGCAGCTGAAATCTTAGGTGTTACGGTTCGTGAAAATCTGGGTATGCGCGATGGTTTTTTTGTAAATGACGAAAAACATCAATTGGAAATAATCAAAATGATACGCAAGTATAAACCTGAAATTGTTTTGTGTAATGCCATTGACGACCGTCATATTGATCACGGAAAAGGGAGTAAATTGGTTTCGGATGCTTGTTTCTTGTCAGGCTTGATGAAAATAGAAACGGTACTTGATGGGGAGAAACAAGAAGCCTGGAGACCTAAACTAGTTTATCATTATATTCAATGGAAAAATATACAGCCAGACTTTGTGGTTGATATAACTGGTTTTACTGATAAAAAGATTGAGTCTATTTTAGCTTATGGTTCGCAGTTTTATGATCCAAATTCTAAGGAGTCGGAGTCACCTATAAGCTCTAAAAACTTCTTAGAAAGCTTAAATTATAGATCAAGGGATTTAGGAAGGCTTGTGGGGGTAGAACATGCCGAAGGTTTTACAGTTGAAAGGTATTTGGCAGTCAATAGTTTAGGAAATTTGTTGTAG
- the purL gene encoding phosphoribosylformylglycinamidine synthase has protein sequence MIHFFENQSKTVFAVQTQNEISAQDISKLNWLFANSNKIEKSVLTDFFVGPRATMVTPWSTNAVEITQNMGISGIIRIEEFQKVTQDFTDFDPMLSQKYTELNQDIFTINVQPEPILDIEDIDGYNKKEGLALSLEEVEYLDNLSTKLGRKLTDSEIFAFSQANSEHCRHKIFNGTFVIDGEEKETSLFKLIKKTSQENPNDIVSAYKDNVAFVKGPKVQQFAPKTADKPDFYEVKEFDSVISLKAETHNFPTTVEPFNGAATGSGGEIRDRLAGGQGSLPLAGTAVYMTSYSRLEENRPWEDAVAERKWLYQTPMDILIKASNGASDFGNKFGQPLITGSVLTFEHQENDRKIGYDKVIMQAGGIGYGKLDQAIKHKPQEGDKIVILGGENYRIGMGGAAVSSADTGAFGSGIELNAIQRSNPEMQKRAANAIRGLVESDNNPIVSIHDHGAGGHLNCLSELVEETGGLIDLDKLPVGDPTLSAKEIIGNESQERMGLVIGKKDIDILQRIADRERSPMYQVGDVTGDHRFTFESKTTGAKPMDYALEDFFGSSPKTVMTDKTVDYNYTELEYSVKNISTYLEQVLQLEAVACKDWLTNKVDRCVGGKVAKQQTAGPLQLPLNNCGVMALDYLGKEGIATSIGHAPISALIDPVAGSRNAIAESLSNIVWAPIKDGLKGISLSANWMWACKNEGEDARLYAAVQGCSDFAIELGINIPTGKDSLSMKQKYPNDEVIAPGTVIISAAGNCTDIKKVVEPVLQKDGGSIYYINLSQDEFKLGGSSFAQTLNAIGNETPTIKDAAFFKNAFNTIQELILEDNILAGHDIGSGGLITTLLEMCFADVNLGAKIDFSVFEEKDIIKYLFAENIGIVFQAKDDASLESKLNANGVAFYKLGTATTEATLDFGPCKLDIAKYRDVWFKTSFLLDQKQSKNGMAQARFDNYKNQPLNYTFPAHFTGKAPIIDHSKPRPKAAIIREKGSNSEREMANAMYLAGFDVKDVHMTDLISGRETLEDIQFIGAVGGFSNSDVLGSAKGWAGAFLYNEKAKTALDNFFKREDTLSVGICNGCQLFVELELIHSEHEKMPKMLHNDSNKHESIFTSVTVQENKSVMLSTLARATLGVWVSHGEGKFELPLGEENYNIVGKYAYEGYPANPNGSHYDVAMLCDTTGRHLVMMPHIERSTFQWNWAHYPKDRNDEVSPWHEAFVNARKWIDKN, from the coding sequence ATGATCCATTTCTTTGAAAACCAAAGCAAGACTGTTTTTGCAGTACAAACGCAAAACGAAATTTCGGCTCAAGACATTTCAAAACTTAACTGGCTTTTTGCCAACTCAAATAAAATAGAAAAATCCGTATTGACGGATTTTTTTGTTGGACCTCGCGCCACCATGGTGACGCCTTGGAGTACTAATGCCGTTGAAATCACCCAAAACATGGGAATTTCAGGGATCATTCGAATAGAGGAATTTCAAAAAGTAACTCAAGATTTCACGGATTTTGACCCGATGCTTTCGCAAAAATATACCGAATTAAATCAGGATATTTTTACCATAAATGTGCAACCGGAACCGATCCTGGACATTGAAGATATTGATGGCTACAACAAAAAAGAAGGTTTAGCTTTAAGCTTAGAAGAAGTGGAATACTTGGATAATTTATCGACCAAATTAGGTAGAAAATTAACCGATTCTGAGATTTTTGCCTTCTCACAAGCCAATTCAGAGCACTGTCGTCACAAAATTTTCAACGGAACTTTTGTAATTGACGGTGAAGAAAAAGAAACTTCTCTTTTTAAATTAATCAAGAAAACATCTCAGGAAAACCCGAACGATATCGTTTCGGCATACAAAGACAACGTGGCTTTTGTAAAAGGGCCAAAAGTGCAGCAATTTGCACCAAAAACCGCTGACAAACCTGATTTTTACGAAGTAAAAGAATTTGATTCGGTTATTTCGTTAAAAGCAGAAACACACAATTTTCCAACCACCGTAGAGCCTTTCAACGGAGCTGCAACGGGTTCAGGAGGAGAAATTCGCGACCGTCTGGCTGGTGGGCAAGGTTCATTGCCATTGGCAGGAACGGCTGTTTATATGACTTCTTATTCTCGTTTGGAAGAAAATCGTCCTTGGGAAGATGCGGTAGCAGAAAGAAAATGGTTGTACCAAACTCCAATGGATATTTTGATCAAAGCCTCAAACGGTGCTTCTGATTTTGGAAACAAATTCGGGCAACCGCTAATCACCGGTTCTGTCCTTACTTTTGAACATCAGGAAAATGACCGCAAAATTGGTTATGATAAAGTAATCATGCAAGCAGGCGGAATTGGTTACGGAAAATTAGATCAAGCAATAAAACACAAACCACAAGAAGGCGATAAAATCGTTATTTTGGGTGGAGAAAATTATAGAATCGGGATGGGCGGTGCTGCGGTTTCCTCTGCAGACACAGGAGCTTTCGGTTCAGGAATCGAGTTGAACGCCATACAACGTTCGAACCCGGAAATGCAAAAACGTGCTGCCAATGCCATTCGTGGTTTGGTGGAAAGCGACAACAATCCAATTGTTTCCATTCACGATCACGGAGCGGGTGGACACTTAAACTGTCTTTCGGAATTAGTCGAAGAAACAGGAGGATTAATCGATTTGGATAAATTGCCTGTGGGCGATCCTACGCTTTCGGCAAAAGAAATCATCGGTAACGAATCGCAAGAAAGAATGGGATTGGTTATTGGTAAAAAAGACATCGACATTTTACAAAGAATTGCTGATAGAGAGCGTTCTCCAATGTATCAGGTGGGAGATGTAACCGGAGACCACCGTTTTACTTTTGAATCAAAAACTACTGGTGCTAAACCGATGGATTATGCTTTGGAAGATTTCTTTGGAAGTTCACCAAAAACGGTGATGACTGACAAAACGGTTGATTACAATTATACGGAATTAGAATACTCAGTAAAAAATATTTCGACTTATTTAGAGCAAGTTTTACAATTAGAAGCGGTTGCCTGTAAAGACTGGTTGACCAATAAAGTAGACCGTTGTGTAGGTGGAAAAGTAGCCAAACAACAAACGGCCGGACCATTGCAATTGCCATTGAATAACTGCGGTGTAATGGCTTTGGATTATTTAGGAAAAGAAGGAATCGCAACTTCTATAGGTCACGCTCCTATTTCGGCTTTGATTGATCCGGTTGCAGGAAGTAGAAATGCGATTGCCGAATCTTTGTCGAATATTGTTTGGGCACCGATTAAAGACGGATTGAAAGGAATTTCCCTTTCGGCTAACTGGATGTGGGCTTGTAAAAACGAAGGCGAAGATGCTCGTTTGTACGCTGCTGTCCAAGGTTGTTCGGATTTTGCAATTGAATTGGGAATCAATATTCCAACCGGAAAAGATTCGCTTTCTATGAAGCAAAAATATCCAAATGACGAAGTGATTGCACCGGGAACGGTAATTATTTCGGCAGCGGGTAACTGTACTGATATCAAAAAAGTAGTGGAACCCGTTTTACAAAAAGACGGTGGTTCTATTTATTATATCAATTTGTCGCAAGACGAATTTAAATTAGGTGGTTCGTCATTCGCACAAACCCTGAACGCAATTGGAAATGAAACGCCAACGATAAAAGACGCGGCTTTCTTTAAAAATGCATTCAACACCATTCAGGAATTAATCTTGGAAGACAATATCCTTGCCGGACACGATATCGGAAGCGGTGGTTTGATCACTACTTTATTAGAAATGTGTTTTGCCGATGTGAATTTGGGTGCGAAAATCGATTTCTCTGTTTTTGAAGAAAAAGACATCATTAAATATTTATTTGCTGAGAATATTGGAATTGTTTTCCAAGCGAAAGACGATGCAAGTTTAGAAAGCAAATTAAACGCAAATGGAGTTGCCTTCTACAAATTAGGAACAGCAACTACAGAAGCTACTTTAGATTTTGGTCCTTGTAAATTAGACATCGCTAAATACAGAGATGTTTGGTTTAAAACTTCGTTTTTATTAGACCAAAAACAATCTAAAAACGGAATGGCGCAAGCGCGTTTTGACAATTACAAAAACCAACCGTTAAATTATACTTTCCCCGCTCATTTTACGGGTAAAGCTCCTATTATTGACCATTCGAAGCCAAGACCAAAAGCGGCAATTATCCGTGAAAAAGGTAGTAATTCCGAACGTGAAATGGCAAATGCGATGTATTTGGCCGGTTTTGACGTAAAAGACGTTCACATGACCGATTTGATTTCGGGGCGTGAAACTTTGGAAGATATTCAATTCATTGGTGCTGTTGGAGGATTCTCTAACTCTGATGTTTTAGGATCTGCCAAAGGTTGGGCTGGAGCTTTTTTATACAACGAAAAAGCAAAAACCGCTTTAGATAATTTCTTCAAACGTGAAGACACTTTATCTGTTGGAATCTGTAACGGTTGTCAGTTATTCGTTGAATTGGAATTAATCCATTCAGAGCATGAAAAAATGCCAAAAATGTTACACAATGACAGCAACAAGCACGAGAGTATTTTTACTTCGGTAACAGTACAGGAAAACAAGTCGGTGATGTTATCTACTTTGGCTAGAGCGACATTGGGAGTTTGGGTTTCGCACGGAGAAGGTAAATTTGAATTGCCTCTGGGTGAAGAAAACTACAACATCGTTGGTAAATATGCGTACGAAGGTTATCCTGCAAATCCTAACGGTTCTCATTATGATGTTGCCATGCTTTGCGACACTACAGGACGCCACTTGGTAATGATGCCGCACATTGAGCGTTCTACGTTCCAATGGAACTGGGCACATTATCCAAAAGACAGAAACGACGAAGTTTCACCTTGGCATGAAGCCTTTGTCAATGCCAGAAAATGGATCGATAAAAACTAA
- a CDS encoding MarR family winged helix-turn-helix transcriptional regulator, with product MKDKTIDYALRATWQAVSRMYNEEASKYGATMATGFALLSMDKSKGTPSTSLGPKMGMEATSLTRTLKSMEEKGLIIRKKNPDDGRGVLIYLTDFGKEKRELSKSTVLKFNETIRQHVSEEKLEHFMEVAEIINELIQDKNIFNQTEKVENE from the coding sequence ATGAAAGACAAAACGATTGATTATGCGTTAAGAGCAACCTGGCAAGCCGTGTCCAGGATGTACAATGAAGAGGCTTCTAAATATGGAGCAACGATGGCAACAGGCTTTGCCTTGTTAAGCATGGATAAAAGTAAAGGAACTCCTTCGACTTCATTAGGCCCAAAAATGGGCATGGAAGCAACAAGCCTGACTAGAACCTTAAAATCTATGGAAGAAAAAGGGCTAATCATCAGAAAAAAAAATCCAGATGACGGTCGTGGTGTTTTAATTTACCTGACAGATTTTGGTAAAGAAAAAAGAGAGCTTTCTAAAAGTACCGTTTTAAAATTTAATGAAACGATCAGACAGCACGTTTCAGAAGAAAAATTAGAACATTTCATGGAAGTCGCTGAAATAATCAACGAATTAATTCAAGATAAAAATATATTTAATCAAACCGAAAAAGTAGAAAATGAATAG
- a CDS encoding isochorismate synthase produces the protein MIDFFIKVKQQLAQNLPFVIYSKPDKKKLIGFFQKNDHLYFAEDFNEIGFVFAPFDGNQMILIPRKESVKWVTELDVFEEKDSFYFPSVENDQGKEDFEALVQKGIEAIEEGQFKKVVLSREEVLSVPSFDLVTVFEKLVRAYPTAYVYCWFHPKIGLWMGATPERLLKAKQNKFYTMALAGTQTFNKNSLNVSWGDKEKEEQQHVTDYILDSIKEVTSEVAVSSPYTLKAGNILHIKTDIEGIINNDSNLKEVVSVLHPTPAVCGLPKAVAKDFILKNEGYERQYYTGFFGELNCESTNKEKTKTDLFVNLRCMQIKGKEVHLYIGCGITKDSVPEKEWEESRNKAMTMKRVL, from the coding sequence ATGATTGATTTTTTTATAAAAGTAAAGCAGCAGCTAGCACAAAACTTACCTTTTGTGATTTATAGCAAGCCAGATAAAAAAAAGTTAATTGGTTTTTTTCAAAAGAACGATCATTTGTATTTTGCAGAGGATTTCAATGAAATAGGATTTGTTTTTGCTCCTTTTGATGGCAATCAGATGATTTTGATCCCTAGGAAGGAATCTGTAAAGTGGGTTACTGAACTTGATGTTTTTGAGGAGAAAGATTCTTTTTATTTTCCGTCGGTTGAAAATGATCAAGGGAAAGAAGATTTTGAGGCATTAGTTCAAAAAGGAATTGAGGCGATAGAGGAAGGTCAGTTTAAAAAGGTTGTTTTGTCAAGAGAAGAAGTCCTTTCGGTCCCTAGTTTTGATTTGGTTACCGTTTTTGAAAAATTAGTACGCGCCTATCCTACGGCTTATGTTTACTGTTGGTTTCATCCAAAGATTGGTTTGTGGATGGGAGCTACACCGGAACGATTGCTTAAAGCTAAGCAGAATAAGTTTTACACGATGGCTCTGGCAGGAACGCAAACTTTTAATAAGAATTCTTTAAACGTTAGTTGGGGAGATAAAGAGAAAGAAGAGCAGCAGCACGTGACTGATTATATTTTGGACTCAATAAAAGAGGTAACCTCAGAAGTGGCGGTGTCAAGCCCTTATACTTTAAAAGCAGGTAATATCTTGCATATTAAAACGGATATCGAAGGAATTATAAACAACGATTCCAATTTGAAAGAAGTGGTTTCTGTTTTACATCCTACGCCGGCGGTCTGTGGATTACCTAAGGCGGTTGCCAAAGATTTTATTTTGAAAAACGAAGGCTACGAAAGACAATATTATACCGGTTTTTTTGGGGAATTGAATTGTGAGTCTACCAATAAAGAAAAAACTAAAACCGATTTGTTTGTCAATTTGCGATGCATGCAAATAAAAGGTAAAGAAGTACATTTATATATTGGATGCGGAATAACCAAAGATAGCGTTCCCGAGAAAGAGTGGGAGGAAAGCCGCAATAAAGCGATGACAATGAAAAGGGTTTTGTAG
- a CDS encoding M28 family metallopeptidase, which produces MKKILSLFVIAVTFSCASSKNTTTDTVSKVSDPTKYMNTITAKELKTHLYIVASDEMEGRETGSPGQKKAGQYLISQYQKNGIPFPKGATNFYQPIPAAYLNAKRNENLSDSENIWAYIEGSEKPNEIIVISAHYDHVGINGGEIYNGADDDGSGTVALLEIAEAFEIAKKEGKGPKRSILFLHVTGEEHGLHGSRFYSENPLFPLANTITDINIDMIGRRDEAHADSNNYVYLIGADRLSSDLDNICTTVNEKYTNLKLDYKYNDPMDPNRFYERSDHYNFSKHGIPSVFLFNGVHADYHKKTDTPDKIEYDALTKRAQFAFVTAWELANRENRPVVDKK; this is translated from the coding sequence ATGAAAAAAATCCTGTCTCTTTTTGTGATAGCAGTTACATTCTCTTGTGCTAGCTCAAAAAATACTACAACTGATACTGTTTCAAAAGTTTCAGATCCTACAAAATACATGAATACCATAACTGCAAAGGAGCTAAAAACACACCTTTATATCGTGGCTTCTGATGAAATGGAAGGCCGAGAAACTGGTTCTCCAGGTCAAAAAAAAGCCGGTCAATACCTCATTAGCCAATATCAAAAAAACGGAATCCCTTTCCCAAAAGGAGCCACAAACTTCTACCAACCCATTCCGGCAGCTTACTTGAATGCTAAGCGCAATGAAAATCTATCCGACTCTGAAAATATTTGGGCTTACATCGAAGGTTCCGAAAAGCCAAATGAAATCATTGTTATTTCAGCACATTATGACCATGTAGGCATTAATGGAGGAGAAATCTATAACGGCGCCGATGATGACGGATCAGGTACTGTAGCCTTACTCGAAATTGCAGAAGCATTTGAAATAGCTAAAAAAGAAGGAAAAGGCCCTAAACGTTCTATCTTATTTCTTCATGTAACTGGCGAAGAGCACGGTTTGCATGGCTCTCGTTTTTATTCTGAAAACCCATTATTTCCGTTGGCTAATACCATCACCGACATCAACATCGATATGATAGGACGCCGTGATGAAGCACATGCCGACTCAAATAATTATGTATACCTGATAGGTGCTGATCGTCTTTCTTCAGATTTAGACAATATCTGCACTACCGTAAACGAAAAATACACCAATCTGAAATTAGATTATAAATACAATGATCCAATGGATCCGAATCGTTTTTACGAACGTTCTGACCATTACAATTTTTCGAAACATGGTATTCCGTCCGTATTTCTTTTTAATGGGGTGCACGCAGATTACCACAAAAAAACCGATACTCCTGATAAAATTGAATATGACGCCCTAACTAAAAGAGCTCAATTTGCCTTTGTAACAGCTTGGGAATTGGCTAATAGAGAAAATCGTCCTGTAGTCGATAAAAAATAG